Proteins found in one Takifugu rubripes chromosome 15, fTakRub1.2, whole genome shotgun sequence genomic segment:
- the ccdc92bb gene encoding coiled-coil domain-containing protein 92 isoform X1: MSFWRIFCFQHLYCIKDGDTGAVRGHMIRIFPSESRRPPGEISLQLPASACRDGAMDERKLEQQVASVGRGIAFLEQEHLAMLTGLRLEITHLRRRCHELSCELESRFPDRIIGEEEAELATRCEAAVLLLEDQQCMMVAARGELRAGRARASALGRSLREEERSFLEELKRRSHQITLLNRELQHQNVVTMSLCHELHSARLKLFQQRQSAETSGEEEARRDEEEEEDDEEEEGGDNEDEGSLWLLSPPPPASPHLPEASHRGRVSSVREERVRACVPQERVTSPQRPHPMPDPALFLFPLRYRLLRYNPPIKTPDGDGLEDEWEDIEDIRVHRRVDMEAGEGETAL; encoded by the exons ATGTCCTTTTGGCGCATCTTTTGTTTTCAACACCTCTACTGCATCAAGGACGGAGATACCGGAGCGGTACGCGGACACATGATCAGGATTTTCCCTTCAGAATCACG TCGCCCTCCAGGAGAAATCTCGCTTCAGCTGCCTGCATCTGCGTGCAGAGACGGAGCCATggatgagaggaagctggagcagcaggtggcCAGTGTAGGGAGAGGGATCGCCTTCTTGGAGCAGGAGCACCTGGCCATGCTGACCGGCCTGCGGCTGGAGATCACACACCTGAGGAGGCGCTGTCATG AGCTAAGCTGTGAGTTGGAGTCCAGGTTTCCTGACAGAATCATCGGAG aggaggaagcagaactgGCCACACGGTGTGAGGCTGCAGTGCTTCTCTTAGAGGACCAGCAGTGCATGATGGTCGCCGCGCGTGGGGAGCTGCGGGCCGGCCGGGCCAGAGCGTCAGCCCTGGGAAGAAGCCTCAGAGAAGAGGAGCGGAgtttcctggaggagctgaagcgcAGGAGCCACCAGATCACGCTGCTGAATCgtgagctgcagcatcagaaTGTCGTCACCATGAGCCTCTGCCACGAGTTGCATTCCGCACGATTAAAACTGTTCCAACAGCGGCAGAGCGCAGAGAcatctggagaggaggaagcaaggcgggatgaggaggaggaagaggatgacgaagaggaggagggcggtGATAATGAAGATGAAGGATCGTTGTGGCTTTTGTCCCCACCTCCGCCAGCCTCCCCTCATCTTCCAGAGGCGAGTCACAGGGGGCGTGTCAGCAGCGTCAGGGAGGAGAGGGTCCGAGCTTGCGTCCCTCAGGAGAGAGTGACATCGCCTCAAAGGCCACACCCTATGCCTGACCCCGCCCTCTTCTTGTTTCCACTAAGATACCGCCTCCTTCGCTATAACCCTCCAATCAAAACACCGGACGGAGATGGGCTGGAGGATGAATGGGAGGACATAGAGGACATCAGGGTACACAGGCGGGTGGACAtggaggcaggagaaggagaaactgCACTGTGA
- the ccdc92bb gene encoding coiled-coil domain-containing protein 92 isoform X2 — MDERKLEQQVASVGRGIAFLEQEHLAMLTGLRLEITHLRRRCHELSCELESRFPDRIIGEEEAELATRCEAAVLLLEDQQCMMVAARGELRAGRARASALGRSLREEERSFLEELKRRSHQITLLNRELQHQNVVTMSLCHELHSARLKLFQQRQSAETSGEEEARRDEEEEEDDEEEEGGDNEDEGSLWLLSPPPPASPHLPEASHRGRVSSVREERVRACVPQERVTSPQRPHPMPDPALFLFPLRYRLLRYNPPIKTPDGDGLEDEWEDIEDIRVHRRVDMEAGEGETAL, encoded by the exons ATggatgagaggaagctggagcagcaggtggcCAGTGTAGGGAGAGGGATCGCCTTCTTGGAGCAGGAGCACCTGGCCATGCTGACCGGCCTGCGGCTGGAGATCACACACCTGAGGAGGCGCTGTCATG AGCTAAGCTGTGAGTTGGAGTCCAGGTTTCCTGACAGAATCATCGGAG aggaggaagcagaactgGCCACACGGTGTGAGGCTGCAGTGCTTCTCTTAGAGGACCAGCAGTGCATGATGGTCGCCGCGCGTGGGGAGCTGCGGGCCGGCCGGGCCAGAGCGTCAGCCCTGGGAAGAAGCCTCAGAGAAGAGGAGCGGAgtttcctggaggagctgaagcgcAGGAGCCACCAGATCACGCTGCTGAATCgtgagctgcagcatcagaaTGTCGTCACCATGAGCCTCTGCCACGAGTTGCATTCCGCACGATTAAAACTGTTCCAACAGCGGCAGAGCGCAGAGAcatctggagaggaggaagcaaggcgggatgaggaggaggaagaggatgacgaagaggaggagggcggtGATAATGAAGATGAAGGATCGTTGTGGCTTTTGTCCCCACCTCCGCCAGCCTCCCCTCATCTTCCAGAGGCGAGTCACAGGGGGCGTGTCAGCAGCGTCAGGGAGGAGAGGGTCCGAGCTTGCGTCCCTCAGGAGAGAGTGACATCGCCTCAAAGGCCACACCCTATGCCTGACCCCGCCCTCTTCTTGTTTCCACTAAGATACCGCCTCCTTCGCTATAACCCTCCAATCAAAACACCGGACGGAGATGGGCTGGAGGATGAATGGGAGGACATAGAGGACATCAGGGTACACAGGCGGGTGGACAtggaggcaggagaaggagaaactgCACTGTGA
- the ccdc92bb gene encoding coiled-coil domain-containing protein 92 isoform X3 has translation MSFWRIFCFQHLYCIKDGDTGAVRGHMIRIFPSESRRPPGEISLQLPASACRDGAMDERKLEQQVASVGRGIAFLEQEHLAMLTGLRLEITHLRRRCHELSCELESRFPDRIIGEEEAELATRCEAAVLLLEDQQCMMVAARGELRAGRARASALGRSLREEERSFLEELKRRSHQITLLNRELQHQNVVTMSLCHELHSARLKLFQQRQSAETSGEEEARRDEEEEEDDEEEEGGDNEDEGSLWLLSPPPPASPHLPEIPPPSL, from the exons ATGTCCTTTTGGCGCATCTTTTGTTTTCAACACCTCTACTGCATCAAGGACGGAGATACCGGAGCGGTACGCGGACACATGATCAGGATTTTCCCTTCAGAATCACG TCGCCCTCCAGGAGAAATCTCGCTTCAGCTGCCTGCATCTGCGTGCAGAGACGGAGCCATggatgagaggaagctggagcagcaggtggcCAGTGTAGGGAGAGGGATCGCCTTCTTGGAGCAGGAGCACCTGGCCATGCTGACCGGCCTGCGGCTGGAGATCACACACCTGAGGAGGCGCTGTCATG AGCTAAGCTGTGAGTTGGAGTCCAGGTTTCCTGACAGAATCATCGGAG aggaggaagcagaactgGCCACACGGTGTGAGGCTGCAGTGCTTCTCTTAGAGGACCAGCAGTGCATGATGGTCGCCGCGCGTGGGGAGCTGCGGGCCGGCCGGGCCAGAGCGTCAGCCCTGGGAAGAAGCCTCAGAGAAGAGGAGCGGAgtttcctggaggagctgaagcgcAGGAGCCACCAGATCACGCTGCTGAATCgtgagctgcagcatcagaaTGTCGTCACCATGAGCCTCTGCCACGAGTTGCATTCCGCACGATTAAAACTGTTCCAACAGCGGCAGAGCGCAGAGAcatctggagaggaggaagcaaggcgggatgaggaggaggaagaggatgacgaagaggaggagggcggtGATAATGAAGATGAAGGATCGTTGTGGCTTTTGTCCCCACCTCCGCCAGCCTCCCCTCATCTTCCAGAG ATACCGCCTCCTTCGCTATAA
- the ccdc92bb gene encoding coiled-coil domain-containing protein 92 isoform X4, translating into MSFWRIFCFQHLYCIKDGDTGAVRGHMIRIFPSESRRPPGEISLQLPASACRDGAMDERKLEQQVASVGRGIAFLEQEHLAMLTGLRLEITHLRRRCHELSCELESRFPDRIIGEEEAELATRCEAAVLLLEDQQCMMVAARGELRAGRARASALGRSLREEERSFLEELKRRSHQITLLNPAERRDIWRGGSKAG; encoded by the exons ATGTCCTTTTGGCGCATCTTTTGTTTTCAACACCTCTACTGCATCAAGGACGGAGATACCGGAGCGGTACGCGGACACATGATCAGGATTTTCCCTTCAGAATCACG TCGCCCTCCAGGAGAAATCTCGCTTCAGCTGCCTGCATCTGCGTGCAGAGACGGAGCCATggatgagaggaagctggagcagcaggtggcCAGTGTAGGGAGAGGGATCGCCTTCTTGGAGCAGGAGCACCTGGCCATGCTGACCGGCCTGCGGCTGGAGATCACACACCTGAGGAGGCGCTGTCATG AGCTAAGCTGTGAGTTGGAGTCCAGGTTTCCTGACAGAATCATCGGAG aggaggaagcagaactgGCCACACGGTGTGAGGCTGCAGTGCTTCTCTTAGAGGACCAGCAGTGCATGATGGTCGCCGCGCGTGGGGAGCTGCGGGCCGGCCGGGCCAGAGCGTCAGCCCTGGGAAGAAGCCTCAGAGAAGAGGAGCGGAgtttcctggaggagctgaagcgcAGGAGCCACCAGATCACGCTGCTGAATC CGGCAGAGCGCAGAGAcatctggagaggaggaagcaaggcgggatga
- the LOC101062261 gene encoding F-box only protein 40-like, with amino-acid sequence MSHRSRAPRVRQHVHCDSCYSRRCRARVEVSVCCSVIPCRLHCGAIFHLCKEEDHMLLCPNVKVPCINAGYGCPLHLPRSMRASHLRECPASVVCCSMEWLRWLNDDTNPHSDTALLESVMKDHKGQEEALDVAMALVDQSDLYSRLKMKPLYPELVEASEEEINEEQQEERAVGEKLVNGAANSDDHEATMETSLLNVVEAAQNHVGQQLNLNNESYNMAERMFSMEKGGCTAAGAQASHDKPKTNPKSSDKVKTTTQDNAGEEEAEAAAKTHQPPADTSKTGHAPWQEGVMERLREDLTPQEYNMYVVHHGRMLVSFGQIEACTPREKDFVYGSLEPIPVQTLRSFKVPVSYHYKQRLHLYDTAVRAQSESRSVDTSDLSVTEEDWFSDEAAATLLGYAEKEVMGHKISESKGIDGLYVDVGTQTHSFRSAPFKGRTTLADVMVDQPLKLCLQLQAERVNSRHNRASCVFSFLCGHSFLRREFSTHFRNVHSEIQTSLSGWFEQRCPLAYRGCTYSQRRFQPSTHKATISYNQQLKTFSLRPTLEGSFCDDSQLQGSSDVSRPAAQTGTGAEAGGGEDALSLLPYEVLCHVASFLDSLSLSQLALVSRLMRQVCSSLLQQRGMVTLRWERKTYSHGGVSWRGRHVWEFSHLFSTVDSWHMADISQISAHLKVCPYYEKYPSNKPVPLPSMRELQEGNEERLNLVKQFERKGWKQ; translated from the exons ATG AGCCATCGTTCTCGGGCCCCCAGGGTGAGGCAGCATGTCCACTGTGACTCCTGCTACAGCCGGCGCTGCAGAGCACGGGTGGAGGTCTCCGTGTGCTGCTCCGTCATCCCCTGCCGCCTGCACTGTGGCGCCATCTTCCACCTGTGCAAAGAGGAAGATCACATGCTGCTGTGCCCCAACGTGAAGGTGCCCTGCATCAACGCTGGGTACGGCTGCCCGCTCCACCTGCCCCGCTCCATGCGGGCGTCACACCTTCGAGAGTGTCCAGCCAGCGTGGTGTGTTGCTCCATGGAGTGGCTTCGCTGGTTAAACGATGACACGAACCCACACAGCGATACGGCTCTGCTAGAGAGTGTGATGAAGGACCACaaggggcaggaggaggctcTGGATGTTGCCATGGCGCTGGTGGACCAGTCAGATCTTTACAGCCGTCTGAAGATGAAGCCTCTCTACCCAGAGTTGGTGGAGGCCAGCgaggaggaaataaatgagGAGCAACAAGAGGAAAGAGCAGTGGGAGAAAAACTTGTCAATGGTGCTGCAAACAGTGATGATCATGAAG CTACTATGGAAACCAGCCTGCTTAATGTTGTTGAGGCTGCACAGAACCATGTGGGACAACAGCTGAATTTGAACAATGAGAGCTATAACATGGCGGAGAGGATGTTCAGCATGGAGAAAGGTGGCTGTACTGCCGCCGGTGCTCAGGCAAGTCATGACAAGCCCAAAACGAACCCAAAATCCAGCGACAAGGTAAAGACAACAACACAGGACAatgcaggggaggaggaggctgaggctgcagccAAAACCCACCAACCTCCAGCTGACACCAGTAAAACTGGGCATGCCCCATGGCAGGAGGGAGTTATGGAACGCCTGAGGGAGGATCTCACTCCGCAGGAGTACAATATGTATGTGGTGCATCATGGTCGCATGCTGGTCAGCTTTGGACAAATTGAGGCCTGCACCCCAAGAGAGAAAGACTTTGTGTATGGAAGCTTGGAGCCCATCCCAGTCCAGACATTGCGCTCCTTCAAG GTCCCTGTCAGCTATCACTACAAGCAGAGGCTTCACCTGTATGACACGGCAGTGCGAGCTCAAAGTGAGTCTCGCAGCGTGGACACGTCAGACCTCTCCGTCACGGAAGAGGACTGGTTcagtgatgaagctgctgccacCTTGTTGGGCTATGCTGAGAAGGAGGTCATGGGGCACAAG ATCAGCGAGTCAAAGGGGATCGATGGGCTGTATGTTGACGTAGGAACGCAGACTCACTCGTTCCGCTCGGCTCCATTTAAAGGGAGGACAACCCTGGCGGACGTGATGGTGGACCAACCACTGAAGCTGTGCCTTCAGCTGCAGGCAGAGAGGGTGAACAGCAGGCACAACAGAGCCAGCTGCGTCTTCAGCTTCCTCTGTGGCCACAGCTTCCTCCGCAGAGAGTTTTCAACACATTTCAG GAATGTCCACAGTGAGATCCAAACATCTCTGAGCGGCTGGTTTGAGCAGAGATGCCCCCTCGCCTATCGAGGATGCACTTACAGTCAGAGGAGATTTCAACCATCCACTCATAAAGCCACCATCTCTTACAA CCAACAACTCAAGACCTTTAGCTTGCGTCCAACACTTGAAGGTTCATTTTGCGATGACTCCCAGCTACAAGGAAGTTCCGACGTCTCCCGTCCTGCTgctcaaacagggacaggagctgaggcaggaggaggggaggatgctCTGAGCTTGCTGCCCTACGAGGTGCTGTGTCACGTGGCCAGTTTCCTGGACAGCCTGTCTCTGTCCCAGCTGGCTCTGGTGTCCCGGCTCATGAGGCAGGTGTGCTCctcactgctgcagcagagagggatGGTCACCCTCCGCTGGGAGAGAAAGACCTACTCACATGGAGGAGTCAGTTGGAGGGGCAGACAT gtttGGGAGTTTAGTCACCTTTTCTCCACCGTGGACTCATGGCACATGGCTGACATCTCTCAAATTTCTGCTCATCTTAAAGTCTGTCCTTATTATGAGAAATATCCAAGCAACAAGCCTGTTCCACTTCCCAGCAtgagagagctgcaggagggcaACGAGGAGAGACTCAACCTCGTCAAACAGTTTGAAAGAAAAGGATGGAAACAATGA